One genomic window of Cydia strobilella chromosome 11, ilCydStro3.1, whole genome shotgun sequence includes the following:
- the LOC134745239 gene encoding multiple C2 and transmembrane domain-containing protein-like, with protein sequence MESYKKNEPTNTLTKRHFASINSRIQNKYEQMQKRLEKSKSVDSLTGLHDSFVFIQANTVDEISKQRRDGNLSKDNKPQDTFKVTVEEIPVSATLLQEVNETYDVSYSETFNETERNIDKLFDGQYEYSLTTSTSLESLNTLNTESTEYEESLPPPSPPVHKTTIRDKIGSRIAAVKERRKDKKKEAREKMEKLILSNTTRQDIAKIVKKTKVGTVTIALIEATGLERDITEEKPRMLFCRFRLGSEKYKSKPIKSLVSSVKWQELFNINLFEENMLEISLWDKDIFLGRSDIDLSETEKEKTHKMRLDLKGSSSNVQLFILLTISGVTLENIALDMEEYDSQRKLKQLKRAWFRLRDDYADVGCLSVFVYGGKGLSANDCYCVLQLNNDRLQTPTEFKTNDPNWMKIFTFTVTDITSILEVTIFEEKKSEIVGKISIPLLRINNGEKKWYALKDNTQRERAKGSNPRILLEMKVTWNLPRASLRVINPKEEKYLDPVDKLDRQIFARNLSRAKAVGAWIVDAFKVVKTCFEWESRKWNMIALLVWLVMCSIFRVWMLPLLLLLPFIWYRPDNYFLFSWRRYFKEDSIAATTDDQTKNEKEEKTSLRQKINSLQEMVQSVQNTIGKLASYGESVKNLYNFTVPFLSFLTITIILVIAMVMFLIPVKYIFMLWGIHKFTRKILRPNRIPNNEILDLLSRVPDDEILLNCQELVLEETSEDDVH encoded by the exons ATGGAATCCTATAAGAAAAATGAACCTACAAATACCTTAACAAAGAGACATTTCGCTTCAATAAATTCAAGAATACAAAACAAATATGAACAAATGCAGAAAAGGCTGGAAAAATCAAAATCTGTTGATTCACTGACTGGTTTACATGATAGTTTCGTTTTTATACAAGCAAATACAgttgatgaaatttcaaaacaaaGAAGAGATGGAAACCTATCTAAAGATAATAAACCGCAGGATACTTTTAAAGTTACTGTCGAAGAAATTCCCGTAAGTGCTACTTTGCTTCAAGAAGTGAATGAAACATATGACGTTTCGTATTCTGAAACGTTTAATGAAACAGAAAGGAACATCGATAAATTATTCGACGGGCAATATGAGTATAGCCTGACCACGAGTACCAGTCTGGAGTC TTTAAACACATTAAATACTGAGAGCACGGAGTATGAAGAGTCGCTACCGCCGCCATCGCCACCAGTGCACAAAACTACGATACGTGATAAAATCGGATCTCGAATAGCAGCTGTTAAGGAAAGGCGAAAAGATAAGAAGAAAGAGGCTcgagaaaaaatggaaaag TTGATTCTGAGTAACACAACCAGACAAGACATTGCGAAAATCGTCAAGAAGACGAAAGTGGGCACGGTTACCATTGCGCTCATCGAGGCCACTGGGTTAGAAAGAGATATCACGGAGGAAAAGCCACGTATGTTATTTTGCCGTTTTCG GTTAGGatcagaaaaatataaatctaaacCAATAAAAAGCCTAGTGTCGTCTGTCAAATGGCAAGAATTATTCAACATTAATTTATTCGAGGAAAATATGCTGGAAATCTCATTATGGGACAAAGACATATTTCTCGGAAG GAGCGACATAGATCTGTCAGAAACGGAGAAGGAAAAGACCCACAAAATGCGTTTGGATTTGAAGGGGTCTTCCTCGAACGTCCAATTATTCATCCTGCTCACTATCAGCGGGGTGACTCTAGAGAATATCGCTTTAGACATGGAGGAATACGATAGCCAAAGGAAACTAAAACAGCTTAAACGT GCCTGGTTTCGACTAAGAGATGACTACGCCGACGTGGGATGCTTATCAGTTTTCGTATACGGAGGAAAGGGATTATCCGCAAACGATTGCTACTGTGTTTTACAACTGAACAATGACAGATTGCAGACACCCACTGAATTCAAGACCAACGATCCAAATTGgatgaaaatatttacatt CACAGTAACGGACATCACATCAATCCTAGAAGTCACTATTTTCGAAGAAAAGAAGTCTGAAATAGTTGGAAAGATCTCAATACCTCTCCTAAGAATAAATAATGgagaaaaaaaatggtatgCCCTTAAGGATAACACACAAAGAGAAAGAGCTAAAGGATCTAATCCAAGAATACTTTTGGAAATGAAAGTGACGTGGAACCTT CCGAGAGCATCTCTTCGAGTCATCAATCCAAAAGAAGAAAAGTATTTGGATCCAGTAGATAAACTAGACAGGCAAATTTTCGCAAGAAATCTATCGCGAGCTAAAGCAGTGGGCGCGTGGATAGTGGATGCATTCAAAGTTGTAAA AACCTGTTTCGAATGGGAATCTAGGAAGTGGAACATGATCGCGCTACTGGTGTGGCTGGTGATGTGTTCCATCTTCAGGGTCTGGATGCTGCCGCTGTTGCTCCTCTTGCCGTTCATTTGGTATCGCCCTGATAACTACTTCTTGTTCTCTT GGAGGAGGTATTTTAAGGAAGACAGTATAGCAGCAACCACAGATGACCAAACTAAAAACGAaaag GAAGAAAAGACATCTTTAAGGCAAAAAATTAACTCTTTGCAAGAAATGGTACAGTCAGTTCAGAATACCATCGGCAAACTAGCTAGTTACGGCGAAAGCGTAAAAAA CTTATACAACTTTACTGTGCCTTTCCTGAGTTTTCTAACCATCACTATCATTTTGGTAATAGCTATGGTAATGTTCCTCATTCctgtcaaatatattttcatgCTGTGGG GCATTCACAAGTTTACGAGAAAAATCCTCCGCCCGAACAGAATACCTAATAATGAAATACTAGACTTACTATCTAGGGTGCCTGATGATGAGATTTTG cTAAACTGTCAAGAATTAGTGTTAGAAGAAACATCAGAAGATGATGTCCATTGA